Proteins from a genomic interval of Medicago truncatula cultivar Jemalong A17 chromosome 3, MtrunA17r5.0-ANR, whole genome shotgun sequence:
- the LOC25490216 gene encoding transcription factor bHLH110 isoform X1, which yields MESTNLHHLQDQPPPPPPVSSLSSTPSYTVGGTTTTHSWTPNITLNNAGNINSNNLQEANTRSRSSLTHKNNYMNHDLGYHHSHQWTSDVAAEESCLNSKQFNHNNNLDSEFSKNSTIKEEISFANFPKFTEMLNYTAPNSSMECYRILDPSTTNSTEMKNNNIDEHKDMNALMLKTLFTGGEFYNAENYPNFGDTSIPTPSRGNNNISSQIHPSIDISNLNHYSSSSATTSLDMNMQSLDLLTNSSTSFSANLQDHHHSRFTTHDHDNLSFHLHPMQHHHPTNMSSSTNSIHKPSLFSNGAAETKRGCTLMESKVSQSQTALKKSRSSSESRPSCPPFKVRKEKLGDRIAALQQLVAPFGKTDTASVLMEAIGYIKFLQGQVETLSVPYMKSSQNQNNRVIQGGSAKGDTKGEPKQDLRSRGLCLVPLSCMSYIAGDGSTEVWQQRPNFGGPA from the exons atgGAATCTACAAATCTCCATCATCTCCAAGACcaacctcctcctcctcctcctgttTCTTCTTTATCCAGTACCCCATCCTATACAGTTGGAGGAACCACCACCACCCACTCTTGGACCCCAAACATCACTTT GAATAATGCAGGCAACATCAACTCAAATAACCTCCAAGAAGCTAATACCAGATCAAGATCATCTTTAACACACAAGAACAATTATATGAATCATGATTTAGGTTATCATCATAGTCATCAATGGACAAGTGATGTTGCTGCCGAAGAGAGCTGCTTAAACAGCAAACAGTTCAATCATAACAACAACTTAGATTCAGAGTTTTCCAAGAATAGTACTATAAAGGAAGAGATCTCATTTGCTAATTTCCCCAAATTCACTGAAATGCTTAATTACACTGCTCCTAATTCCAGCATGGAATGTTATCGAATACTTGATCCTTCCACAACAAATTCAACAGAGATGAAGAATAATAATATTGACGAGCACAAGGATATGAATGCTCTCATGCTCAAGACACTTTTTACAGGAGGAGAATTTTATAACGCTGAAAATTATCCTAACTTTGGAGACACAAGTATTCCAACTCCAAGTAGAGGCAACAATAATATTAGTAGCCAGATTCACCCGAGCATCGATATATCAAACTTGAACCATTACTCGTCTTCGTCTGCTACCACATCCTTGGATATGAACATGCAGTCATTAGATCTATTAACtaattcatcaacatcattTAGTGCTAATTTACAAGACCATCATCATAGTAGATTTACTACTCATGATCATGACAACCTTTCTTTTCATCTTCATCCTATGCAACACCACCACCCCACGAACATGTCCTCTTCTACTAACTCTATTCAT AAGCCATCACTATTCAGCAATGGTGCGGCAGAAACAAAGAGAGGGTGCACCTTGATGGAGTCAAAGGTTTCTCAATCTCAAACGGCGTTGAAGAAATCacgatcttcatcagaatcacGTCCTTCATGCCCACCCTTTAAG GTTAGGAAAGAAAAATTAGGAGATAGGATTGCGGCTCTACAGCAGTTAGTGGCTCCTTTTGGAAAG ACTGACACAGCATCGGTACTTATGGAAGCGATTGGATACATCAAATTCCTTCAAGGTCAAGTCGAG ACACTGAGTGTTCCTTATATGAAGTCGTCCCagaaccaaaacaatagagtgATTCAAGGG GGTTCAGCCAAAGGTGACACAAAGGGAGAACCAAAACAAGATCTGAGAAGTCGAGGCCTCTGTCTCGTGCCATTGTCATGCATGTCATATATAGCCGGTGATGGCAGCACTGAGGTGTGGCAACAACGCCCAAACTTTGGTGGACCAGCTTAA
- the LOC25490216 gene encoding transcription factor bHLH110 isoform X2 produces the protein MESTNLHHLQDQPPPPPPVSSLSSTPSYTVGGTTTTHSWTPNITLNNAGNINSNNLQEANTRSRSSLTHKNNYMNHDLGYHHSHQWTSDVAAEESCLNSKQFNHNNNLDSEFSKNSTIKEEISFANFPKFTEMLNYTAPNSSMECYRILDPSTTNSTEMKNNNIDEHKDMNALMLKTLFTGGEFYNAENYPNFGDTSIPTPSRGNNNISSQIHPSIDISNLNHYSSSSATTSLDMNMQSLDLLTNSSTSFSANLQDHHHSRFTTHDHDNLSFHLHPMQHHHPTNMSSSTNSIHKPSLFSNGAAETKRGCTLMESKVSQSQTALKKSRSSSESRPSCPPFKVRKEKLGDRIAALQQLVAPFGKTDTASVLMEAIGYIKFLQGQVETLSVPYMKSSQNQNNRVIQGVLVIEIEY, from the exons atgGAATCTACAAATCTCCATCATCTCCAAGACcaacctcctcctcctcctcctgttTCTTCTTTATCCAGTACCCCATCCTATACAGTTGGAGGAACCACCACCACCCACTCTTGGACCCCAAACATCACTTT GAATAATGCAGGCAACATCAACTCAAATAACCTCCAAGAAGCTAATACCAGATCAAGATCATCTTTAACACACAAGAACAATTATATGAATCATGATTTAGGTTATCATCATAGTCATCAATGGACAAGTGATGTTGCTGCCGAAGAGAGCTGCTTAAACAGCAAACAGTTCAATCATAACAACAACTTAGATTCAGAGTTTTCCAAGAATAGTACTATAAAGGAAGAGATCTCATTTGCTAATTTCCCCAAATTCACTGAAATGCTTAATTACACTGCTCCTAATTCCAGCATGGAATGTTATCGAATACTTGATCCTTCCACAACAAATTCAACAGAGATGAAGAATAATAATATTGACGAGCACAAGGATATGAATGCTCTCATGCTCAAGACACTTTTTACAGGAGGAGAATTTTATAACGCTGAAAATTATCCTAACTTTGGAGACACAAGTATTCCAACTCCAAGTAGAGGCAACAATAATATTAGTAGCCAGATTCACCCGAGCATCGATATATCAAACTTGAACCATTACTCGTCTTCGTCTGCTACCACATCCTTGGATATGAACATGCAGTCATTAGATCTATTAACtaattcatcaacatcattTAGTGCTAATTTACAAGACCATCATCATAGTAGATTTACTACTCATGATCATGACAACCTTTCTTTTCATCTTCATCCTATGCAACACCACCACCCCACGAACATGTCCTCTTCTACTAACTCTATTCAT AAGCCATCACTATTCAGCAATGGTGCGGCAGAAACAAAGAGAGGGTGCACCTTGATGGAGTCAAAGGTTTCTCAATCTCAAACGGCGTTGAAGAAATCacgatcttcatcagaatcacGTCCTTCATGCCCACCCTTTAAG GTTAGGAAAGAAAAATTAGGAGATAGGATTGCGGCTCTACAGCAGTTAGTGGCTCCTTTTGGAAAG ACTGACACAGCATCGGTACTTATGGAAGCGATTGGATACATCAAATTCCTTCAAGGTCAAGTCGAG ACACTGAGTGTTCCTTATATGAAGTCGTCCCagaaccaaaacaatagagtgATTCAAGGG GTGTTGGTCATTGAGATTGAATATTAA